One window of the Nitrospinota bacterium genome contains the following:
- a CDS encoding exosortase system-associated protein, TIGR04073 family, producing the protein MKTLVKLVLIVFIAFVILSFAHDSYAQNAGTKLKRGVINFFTGWYEIPVNIKKDYREQGGWGIVTGPVKGLFFGLARMGAGVWDTLTFPIPAPAGYEPLMKPEYAWENK; encoded by the coding sequence ATGAAAACCTTAGTTAAGCTTGTTTTAATTGTTTTTATAGCTTTTGTAATTTTAAGTTTTGCCCACGATTCTTATGCCCAGAATGCTGGTACAAAACTGAAGAGAGGAGTAATAAATTTCTTTACAGGTTGGTATGAGATTCCCGTAAACATTAAAAAGGATTACAGAGAACAAGGCGGATGGGGAATTGTTACAGGTCCTGTTAAGGGATTATTTTTTGGTTTGGCAAGGATGGGAGCAGGTGTCTGGGATACGCTTACTTTTCCGATTCCTGCGCCTGCAGGTTATGAACCGCTTATGAAACCAGAGTATGCATGGGAAAATAAATAG
- a CDS encoding ferredoxin → MAKKVYIDADECTGCEVCVQTCPEVFQMSDDGVAEVKNPTGDSEDNIQEAIDACPVQCIHWEE, encoded by the coding sequence ATGGCTAAAAAGGTTTATATTGATGCGGATGAGTGCACAGGATGTGAGGTATGTGTTCAGACATGCCCTGAAGTTTTTCAGATGAGTGATGATGGAGTTGCAGAGGTTAAGAACCCCACAGGAGACTCCGAAGATAATATCCAAGAGGCTATTGATGCATGTCCTGTCCAGTGTATTCACTGGGAAGAATAG
- a CDS encoding GIY-YIG nuclease family protein produces the protein MKDRGIYNLKIRLGRLKKISVGRLGIFIFSPGYYIYTGRAKKNLLARLERHKRKKKKLYWHIDYFLRFGKIEDIKIYPWRAGGECLINKKIAKIKGARIRVPKFGSSDCICNSHLVYFPQDLSL, from the coding sequence ATGAAGGATAGAGGAATCTATAACCTTAAAATTAGATTAGGTAGATTGAAAAAAATTTCTGTGGGAAGACTCGGAATATTTATATTTTCACCAGGTTATTATATTTATACTGGCAGAGCGAAGAAAAATCTTCTAGCAAGATTAGAGAGACACAAGAGAAAAAAGAAAAAACTTTACTGGCATATCGATTATTTTCTTAGATTTGGTAAGATTGAAGATATAAAGATTTATCCTTGGAGAGCTGGAGGGGAGTGTTTAATCAATAAAAAAATCGCTAAGATAAAGGGTGCGAGGATACGCGTACCAAAATTCGGGTCTTCTGACTGTATATGTAATTCCCATCTCGTCTATTTTCCTCAGGACCTCTCTCTTTAA
- a CDS encoding tetratricopeptide repeat protein yields MKKKYLIIIFLILSLNLTQKLFGKENPQLFFKEILGAIEKENYTNAIDKLLIFKDRFSHTPWAGRSLYLLGYCYLQTRDLDNALMFYRESKKRYPQLNDYIQFNISTIWGEKGEYEKKIESLKIFLESYPSSRLRPNALYQLAQTHFLLNDYKDASKYYQEFIEKNIYEEEMEFIQALYNLGVSFEKIDNFKKAFSTYQRLYIDFPQDPLADLSLQRMEEIKDRLKYPESLFLPSQQYRRAENLIEAKYYQKAIDELKVLIKQGGDIGEDSFFLLGITFSKMEEKDKAIKILENFIKKYPKSTKVPIAYYRIGRIYWNKGSIPQSEKYLKKLIKKYPKNEWTEKGLYVLARIAEEEKKYKKSLKLYTRLRTDFPKGELAKEAQWEKGWIYYLLKKYKNAYDHFNPIKKDFSFNPEIARKALYWKGRSAERLNDIDQAISIYKDLLQEYPYTYYAYAGKERLEKILKKQISSPVVPLFKKTVAINSKQLIKSPPLKKWERYHYKKMSELVALGFFKDASKEVDILSEIFPREPRYLFLLSDVYYKSRSYIQAIKKLNDIYISLSKEEIKSLPKRFWRIYYPKTPWPIIKLHSENNGLEPYLILAMIRQESAFDPKIISRAGAMGLMQLMPSTAKMISRKLKVKKFNKDMLFMPDINISLGIRYFGDLLKEFDGNLVLALASYNAGEKRVKKWFKEKYRKDIEVFIEQIPYFETRNYVKSILRNYNNYKMIYKNEG; encoded by the coding sequence ATGAAGAAAAAATATCTCATAATTATTTTTTTAATTTTATCTTTAAATCTTACCCAGAAACTATTTGGAAAAGAGAACCCCCAGCTTTTTTTTAAGGAAATTCTAGGTGCAATTGAAAAAGAAAATTATACAAATGCTATTGATAAACTTCTCATATTCAAAGACAGATTTTCTCATACGCCCTGGGCTGGTCGTTCTCTTTATCTTCTGGGTTATTGTTACCTTCAAACAAGAGATCTGGATAATGCCCTCATGTTTTATAGAGAATCAAAAAAAAGATATCCTCAACTTAATGACTATATCCAATTCAATATTTCTACTATATGGGGAGAGAAAGGAGAATATGAAAAAAAGATTGAATCTTTAAAGATATTCTTAGAATCTTATCCCTCCAGTCGGCTGAGGCCAAATGCTTTGTATCAATTAGCTCAAACTCATTTTCTTCTTAATGATTATAAGGATGCCTCAAAATATTATCAGGAATTTATAGAAAAGAATATATATGAAGAAGAAATGGAGTTTATACAAGCCTTGTACAACCTGGGGGTTTCCTTTGAAAAAATTGATAATTTTAAAAAAGCTTTTTCCACATATCAAAGGCTTTATATTGATTTTCCACAAGACCCCCTAGCAGATCTTTCCCTTCAGAGAATGGAAGAAATTAAAGATAGATTGAAATATCCCGAATCCTTATTTTTACCCTCACAGCAATATAGAAGAGCTGAAAACCTCATAGAGGCAAAGTATTATCAAAAAGCCATAGATGAACTAAAGGTCCTTATTAAACAAGGAGGAGATATTGGTGAAGACTCTTTTTTCCTCTTGGGCATTACATTTTCAAAAATGGAGGAAAAAGATAAAGCCATTAAAATATTAGAAAATTTTATCAAGAAATATCCCAAAAGTACAAAAGTACCCATAGCATATTATCGAATTGGCAGAATTTACTGGAATAAAGGTTCTATTCCTCAATCAGAGAAATATCTGAAGAAACTCATAAAGAAGTATCCCAAAAATGAATGGACTGAAAAGGGACTCTATGTTCTTGCTCGAATAGCAGAAGAAGAAAAAAAATATAAAAAATCTCTAAAACTCTACACAAGACTCAGAACTGATTTCCCCAAAGGAGAACTTGCTAAAGAGGCTCAATGGGAAAAGGGCTGGATTTATTATCTGTTAAAGAAATATAAAAATGCCTATGATCATTTTAATCCTATTAAAAAAGATTTCTCTTTCAATCCAGAAATTGCACGTAAAGCCCTCTATTGGAAAGGAAGGAGCGCTGAAAGACTTAATGATATAGACCAGGCAATATCTATATATAAAGATCTCCTTCAAGAGTATCCCTATACCTATTATGCTTATGCAGGGAAAGAGCGGCTTGAAAAAATTCTAAAAAAACAAATTTCTTCTCCTGTTGTTCCTCTCTTTAAAAAAACTGTTGCCATCAATTCAAAACAGCTCATAAAATCTCCCCCGTTAAAAAAATGGGAAAGATATCATTACAAAAAGATGAGCGAGTTGGTAGCTTTAGGATTTTTTAAAGATGCCAGTAAAGAGGTTGATATTCTCTCAGAGATATTTCCAAGAGAGCCCAGATATCTCTTTCTTTTAAGTGATGTGTACTACAAATCCAGGTCTTATATTCAAGCCATAAAAAAATTGAATGATATCTATATAAGCCTCTCAAAAGAAGAGATAAAAAGCCTTCCGAAAAGATTCTGGCGGATCTATTACCCAAAGACTCCTTGGCCAATCATCAAACTTCATTCAGAAAATAATGGTCTTGAGCCATATCTCATTTTAGCGATGATCCGACAAGAAAGTGCCTTTGATCCTAAAATTATCTCTAGGGCAGGGGCGATGGGGCTTATGCAGCTGATGCCAAGCACTGCAAAGATGATATCAAGAAAACTAAAAGTAAAAAAATTCAACAAAGATATGCTCTTTATGCCAGATATCAATATATCGCTGGGGATTCGATACTTTGGAGATCTCCTGAAGGAGTTTGATGGAAATTTAGTTCTTGCTCTTGCCAGTTATAATGCAGGAGAAAAACGGGTTAAGAAATGGTTTAAAGAAAAATATAGAAAAGATATCGAAGTATTTATTGAGCAAATTCCTTATTTTGAAACGAGGAACTATGTAAAGAGTATCTTGAGAAACTATAATAATTACAAAATGATTTATAAAAATGAAGGATAG
- the nagZ gene encoding beta-N-acetylhexosaminidase, producing the protein MFDLKKMTLKEKAGQFLMIGFRGKSLNQKTKELIKNFYIGGVILFEDNLTDQHQTTSLCRELQEVSRSFPAKTPLFIAVDQEGGRVSRLKDFIPPFPPARLLGQIGSIDLVKSYFRRTARELKLVGINMNLAPVLDIDTNPKNPVIGDRAFGKEPGIVVKMGVAAIEALHREGVITTAKHFPGHGDTSLDSHLTLPKLEHNLVRLKNIELKPFIAAIHHLVDTIMTAHVVYKGVDPEYPATLSKRIIHDLLRKELKFKGVVISDDLVMKGITESYNIEEAALLAKNAGTDILLISQHSKNQMKVYERLISSIEKKEIPLSIIDRSLERILKLKERYLS; encoded by the coding sequence ATGTTTGATTTAAAAAAGATGACCTTGAAGGAAAAGGCCGGTCAGTTCCTTATGATAGGTTTTAGGGGAAAGTCTCTTAATCAGAAGACAAAGGAGCTTATAAAAAATTTTTATATAGGAGGGGTGATCCTTTTCGAGGACAATCTGACTGACCAACATCAAACCACTTCTTTATGCAGAGAACTTCAAGAAGTAAGCAGATCCTTTCCTGCCAAAACCCCTCTTTTTATAGCTGTTGACCAGGAAGGCGGACGGGTCTCCCGTCTAAAAGATTTTATTCCTCCTTTTCCTCCTGCGAGATTATTAGGTCAAATAGGATCTATTGACCTCGTTAAGTCTTATTTTAGGAGAACAGCAAGAGAATTAAAGCTTGTTGGTATTAATATGAACCTAGCACCTGTATTGGATATAGATACGAATCCAAAAAATCCTGTTATTGGGGACAGAGCCTTTGGAAAAGAGCCAGGTATCGTTGTCAAGATGGGTGTTGCCGCAATTGAAGCGCTTCATCGTGAGGGGGTAATAACCACAGCAAAGCACTTTCCAGGACATGGAGACACCTCTTTGGATTCTCATCTGACCTTACCCAAATTAGAGCATAACCTGGTTCGGCTTAAAAATATTGAGCTCAAGCCTTTTATAGCCGCAATCCATCATTTAGTGGATACTATCATGACCGCCCATGTAGTCTATAAAGGAGTCGATCCAGAATATCCGGCTACCCTTTCAAAAAGGATTATTCATGACTTATTGAGAAAAGAACTTAAATTCAAAGGAGTAGTTATAAGTGATGATTTAGTAATGAAGGGTATTACAGAAAGTTACAATATAGAAGAAGCAGCTCTTCTTGCAAAGAATGCAGGGACTGATATCCTCTTGATATCTCAACATTCAAAAAATCAGATGAAGGTTTATGAAAGACTTATAAGCTCTATAGAAAAAAAAGAAATACCTCTTAGTATAATAGATAGGTCTTTAGAAAGGATTTTAAAGCTTAAAGAAAGATATTTAAGCTGA
- a CDS encoding poly-beta-1,6-N-acetyl-D-glucosamine N-deacetylase PgaB yields MYDKRKRYRLVISLLLSLFLLFPTSLVCKDIILEEPAINVDKRTVKTISHKRDKDMLGVQIPFIESKNLLEFERSLGELKDLGIDTLIVRVFQNKGDRNHRLVKNKRRTGIYFKSSAAPVLEDILQDLVRIARKNNMKIYAWMSTRSCDWLISENKELRDYYYDFNKRKILRSHRLNLFKNEAKDYLKRLYVDLARYDIDGILLQDDLIMKHNESFSPEAKAEFLKKFGYNLLPDKMYKEIHRDYRGKIDKYSYRDEFWTWTDWKSHYIVSFLQDLIFSTKKINPKLKFIINLYYETISDPENAKAWLSQDLEKIKGLNLDYYSFMFYHRQIKKELKLSLNELKEFLKNLTKRAIARIGDPKKIIFKIQVFDWDNKSKISSEEISNIISVLRSSGAGNFIFFPEIKKEELDSLNKIL; encoded by the coding sequence ATGTATGATAAAAGAAAAAGATATCGATTAGTGATATCACTACTGTTATCTCTTTTCTTATTATTTCCAACCTCTTTAGTCTGTAAGGATATTATCTTAGAAGAACCAGCTATCAATGTAGATAAAAGGACGGTAAAGACCATCTCTCATAAGAGAGATAAGGATATGTTGGGTGTTCAAATCCCTTTTATTGAATCAAAGAATCTTTTGGAATTTGAGAGAAGTTTAGGCGAGCTTAAGGATTTGGGAATAGATACTTTAATCGTAAGGGTCTTTCAAAATAAAGGAGACAGGAATCACAGATTGGTAAAAAATAAGAGAAGGACAGGGATTTACTTTAAATCCTCAGCTGCTCCTGTTTTGGAGGATATCCTACAAGATTTAGTAAGGATTGCCCGTAAAAATAATATGAAGATTTATGCATGGATGAGTACGAGGTCATGCGATTGGTTAATATCTGAAAATAAGGAATTGAGGGATTATTACTATGATTTTAATAAAAGAAAGATACTGCGTTCTCATAGATTAAACCTCTTTAAGAATGAGGCCAAAGATTATTTGAAAAGACTTTATGTTGATCTCGCAAGATACGATATTGATGGAATCCTCCTTCAAGATGATTTGATTATGAAACATAATGAGAGTTTTAGCCCTGAGGCAAAAGCCGAATTTTTAAAAAAGTTTGGATACAACCTTCTTCCTGATAAAATGTATAAAGAAATTCATAGGGATTATAGGGGAAAAATTGATAAATATAGTTATAGGGATGAGTTCTGGACATGGACTGATTGGAAGAGCCACTATATAGTGAGTTTTTTACAAGATCTCATATTTTCTACCAAGAAAATAAATCCAAAACTAAAATTTATAATCAATTTATACTACGAGACAATAAGTGATCCCGAGAATGCTAAAGCTTGGTTATCTCAGGACCTTGAAAAGATAAAAGGACTTAATCTCGATTATTATTCTTTTATGTTCTATCACCGTCAGATAAAAAAGGAGCTAAAACTCTCTCTTAATGAGTTAAAAGAATTTTTAAAAAATTTAACAAAAAGAGCAATTGCTAGAATTGGTGACCCCAAAAAGATCATTTTCAAAATACAGGTTTTTGATTGGGATAACAAAAGTAAGATTTCATCCGAAGAGATAAGCAATATAATAAGTGTTCTCAGATCATCAGGAGCAGGTAATTTTATCTTTTTTCCAGAAATTAAAAAAGAAGAATTAGACAGCCTTAATAAAATCTTATAA